AACTCATTATAAAGTTTTAAGTTATCGTGAGAACAAAGACAACCAAATAACAACCCTGCTTGAGCTAACTCCTATAACGGGTCGTTCTCATCAACTACGGGTGCACATGTTATTTATTGGTCACCCCATTATTGGTGACCGACTGTATGCTCACGAACAAGCATTAAATTGTAGTAATCGTTTGCAGTTACACGCCAAAATTCTACAAATAGCACACCCCGTTACTGAGAAAACCTTGGCCTTTACAAAAGCTTGCCCATTTGATTAATACGATGAATTACTAGGGTTAATTAAAGAAAACATCAATAACGTCGATAATATATTTACATCACCTTTAGTAAGTCTATAGTGTTAATTAATCAACGGTCAGAGGAAAACTTTTTATGCATTTGAATACAAAGCCTATAGTTTTTTTCATATTATTAGCTGTATCGACTTTAGTTATAAATAACGTTTACTCATCTCCATTTTTGCCATACCAGGAAGCACAACAAACAGAAGATACTCAGCCCAATGGCAAAGGGGATCCTGAAAAAGCTGAAGAGATTAAACCTGAGGTGGCAGCAACTAACACTGAGGCGACACAAGACGAAGCAACAGAAGACGACCATCAACATGATGTCATTATTAATCTGCCCGTAAATGCATTTGACCAACAACAGCAAGATATTAAGCATTATTTAACGCAAGAGAAAATCATCCCGATAATGGTTGGAACAGACAAATATCTAACGATAATCAATCAACACACCACACCCGTAAATAAAGGCGTTATGGTGTTAATTCCGGATTGGCAGCAAAGTATAACAACCCCTTATGCACTTAATCAGCTGCGTAAAAATATGCCTGATCAGGGTTGGACAACAATAACGTTACACCCACCAAATAAGCCTGAAGGCTACCCTTCACAGGCATTAACAGCAGAAGAGCGAAATAAAGAAAATATTGAAATACTTGAAAACTATGGCAAAAAATTTGCTGAGGTCATGCAAGCGACTATTGAACAAGCCAAGCGTTTTCCTGGTGGAATTATTGTAATAGCTGAGGGTAATAATAGTGCGGTATTGCTCGATATTTACCAACAAGGCTTAGTAGGCGCACCCGCTGCGTTTATTATGCTTAGCAGCTATATGCCGACACAACCAGCGAGCGAAAAAATAGCTCAACAACTGGCTGTTACAGACTATCCAATTCTTGATTTATATTTACAGCGCGATCATCATTTAGTACAAGCCAACGCTATATTAAGAAAAGCGTCAGCGAAAAGAGAACTGAAAATATATTTTCGACAAAAACAATTAAGTAATCAAGTCACAGGTTACTATCCTAAAAATAGCTTAACCAAAGAAATTATAAGCTGGCTTAACTCAATGGGTTGGTAAGTTCTCAAGTGAAACATCTCTTAAAAACAGCATGATTATTGTCATGCTATTTTTTGCTGACAAATTTTGCCCAAGACAGTAATAATTCTCGAAAGTCTTCGCGCCCACAAGAAGAGGAGTCTTGTAAATCAAAATCAATACCTTCTTCAATAAGTGAGTCTGGTAATACTTCTAAACCGTCCATACTCGCATTGGTTTGAACGGTTACATCACCTCGATTAAAAATAACCGTATACTCGTTACCTGTAATCGTAATTTCTAACTGTTTTTCTGCTTCAATATCTGCGATCGCAGACAATAGTTCCGAAAGCTTATCTGTATCTGTGCCTACTTCAACTTCTAACCATGGACCAATGACTTCATGGTCGAGCGAAAACTTAGCGATAGCACTACCCGTTAAGGGATCATCTATAAATTGATATTCCATATATACCTCGTTCTGAAAACCTTTAGCGAGAAAACCTATTTAGCCGTTACTAAATTATATAACCTAGTTTCGTATAAAAATGATTTAACCTAGTTGATATTTATTTAGATAACGTTAGATTCGTCACCATTATTTTAAAGAAAATCTTCTAATACTAACAAGGACATTGTTATAATAATTATCACAATCTAATTGTAGCAAACCCCGAGTTTTTAACACTAGATTACGAAGCTTAATTACTAGAATAACTTTAGTTGATGTAATAAGGAGATGGTTTATCACAAATAATGGCATGAGTTTTCTATCAGCATACTTACGTTTAAATCAACGAAGACGATTCAAAATTTATGTCACTCTAATTTGTTACGTGTTCTTTTTGTTTATGTCGATGAAAGTTGTTTCACAACCTTTACCAACAATCACCGTGGCGATGTATATTGAACCGCCATTTTCTAACATTGTAGACGGTAAATTTGTCGGCGAAAACATCGATATTGCCAATGCATTAGCAGAAAAATTATCACGAGAAGTCAGGTTTATCTATTGCCCGCCAGCCCGCTGCTTTGCTTTTTTACAAAACGGCCAAGCTGATATGATGATTGCGATCAGAAAAACCGAAATAAGAGAGCAATTTCTTAACTACCTTGAGCCTCCGATAAAAATTCAGCACTTACCGCTACAGTTTTATATTCGCGCAGAAAGTAAAATTGAATTGAATCGCTATCAAGACCTGCAACCCTTGAAAGTTGGGGTTTTAAGAGGCGCTTCGTATTTTGATAAATTTGATCATGATACACAGCTGACTAAAATCCCGTTAACTAATTATCAGCAACTCGTTGATATGCTTTTAAAAGGGCGTATTGATACTTTTCTGGAGCGGGAAGAAACTATTACCCCTTGGGTTGATCAAAAAATTTATAAAACCAAGATTAAGTTAGCAAAATTTTCTTATGATGAAACGGTTGGCTCTTACATCGTGGTATCTAAAAGATCGCCATTAAGAAATGAAATTGCACACTTATCAAAAGCGTTAAAGGCAATATCAGACAACGGCGAAATTCAAACTATTCTTAACAAGGTAAGAAACTAGGTTGAATTCAATTGAACTTACGAAGTGATTTATCGTCTATAAATTACCTACTCTAGCCGACATTGAAATCATTGTGCGAAAAGGAACTTACACTGCTATTTTATTTTCCTTGGTTGTCCACGGCATTATCATTTTATTGATTTTTATCACTCATTCACATAAAGAAAAATCAATAAAGAAAATCAACAAAAGCCCACCGATAAAAAGCTTCCTATATTATGCTCCCAATTTAACCACAGCGCAGGCAAATCAAAATAAACAAAAACCAATAGAAAAACCAAAGCGCATCGAGGCTGATCATAATGAGCAGAAAGTACTGGTTACTGAAGAGCCTATTACTAATAAACCTATTTCTAATAAACCTAATACTAATAAACCTGCTATTGATTTAGCCGATAAAAATACGCTTACTCCTCTTAATAAAACAATCAAAAAGTCTTTAATACCATCAACAATTACCCATACGATAACACTACCGAAAGCTAGCAATACAGAGCCGGACTCACCTCTTCCTCTACCAGCACCTAGTAATAAAAAACTCGATAGTTTCACTCAATTACAAAGGCTGCGTAGTAAGCTAAATAATGGTTCTGCCCCTACTGTAGATAACCCTTATCAACACGATCAACCTCCTTCAATTTTTAACACTACATCGAAAACGGTTCCCCACTCAGTACCCTTGAAAGATGAAGATAAAGAACGAGAACAAAACACTAAAAATATGGGTGCAGGAATAGCGATTACAAAAGGAGATGATGGTAGGTGCTCGGTAACACAAGACATGAGTGCATACGGTTTAAGTGAAGGCTCCTCTGTGCAATTTTTCAGTTGCGGTGAATCAAAGTTTGATAAAAGCTTTCGAGAACATATGAAAGCCGTTAAGGAAAAACTGGGCAAAAACTAATTTTGGCTCTTGTTGATAATTGAGCAAAAAGCGCTGAAATTTAAAAGCCATAAGTATATAAATAAGATGAAAAGTTCGATTGAACATATTGGTCTATAATATAAATAACTTCACTTGGGTCTCAAGCTAAATAAACACCTAAATGCATTAAATACCGTTAATATTTTGAGCAAATTAAAACGCATATAGATATCATCTTGAATGCAAAAATTATAAACAGAATTTTATCCATAAATTCTTCAAGATAGGTCAGCTTAAATTTTGGGTTGATGATGTTAACCGATAGTAAAGCCCAAAAGAACTATCCATTATTTTTAATAATATCAATGACTAACTGAACACACCCAACCAGTATAACCGTTCTTTCTACTAACCATAAATTTGGTGAATAGTGCTTATTGAACCAAGTGATTAGTAGTCATCAAAAAATCAGGTAGAATATAGGCAAATTTTATACTGCTATGCATTATTGATCTTACAATTATACTTTGTTCAAATTAATTGCGCTTGATCGCTAACCAAGAATGATTACATCACCATTCTTTTTAACTTTTATTGCGACAATAAACAAAGTTTAATAGTGCTTAGTTAAATTGTTATTAGTAAATAAAGTCAGAGAGGGAATCAAATGAGTCTGTATTTAGAATATATCGCAGAAATTGAAAATCGTAAAAATGAGCTAGGTTTAGCACCTAAGCCAATCGATAGTGCTGAGTTATTAGCGGAAATCATTGAGCAAATTAAAGATCAAGGGCACGCACACCGCGAAGACTCTTTGAATTTCTTTATCTATAACACGTTACCGGGCACCACAAGTGCTGCCGGTCAAAAAGCCGCTTTTTTGAAAAAAATCATTTTAGGTGAAGAAGCTGTAGCAGAAATAACCTCTGAATTTGCTTTTGAACTACTATCGCACATGAAAGGTGGTCCATCTATCGAAGTGCTACTTGACCTAGCATTAAGTGACGATTCAGCATTATCAACACCAGCTTCTAACGTATTAAAAACACAAGTATTCTTATACGATGCTGATACAGCTCGTCTTGAAGCAGCCTTTAAAGCAGGCAACGCTGTTGCTAAAGAACTTTTAGAAAGTTATGCAGAAGCTGAATTTTTCACCAAGCTGCCTAACATTGAAGAAAAAATTGAAGTTGTAACTTATATTGCTGGTGAAGGCGATATCTCAACTGATTTACTTTCTCCAGGTCACCAAGCACATTCTCGTGCTGACCGTGAGTTACACGGCCAGTGTATGATCACACCTGAAGCACAAAAAGAAATACAAGCATTACAAGCTAAGCACCCGAAAGCAAAAGTTATGCTTATTGCTGAAAAAGGCACAATGGGCGTTGGTTCTTCTCGTATGTCTGGTGTTAACAACGTGGCACTTTGGGCCGGTAAACAAGCAAGTCCATATGTACCATTTATTAACATTGCACCTGTAGTTGCAGGTACTAACGGTATTTCTCCAATCTTCTTAACAACCGTTGATGTAACTGGTGGTATTGGTCTTGATCTTAAAAACTGGGTTAAGAAAGTTGATGCCAACGGTAAGACTGTTGTTGACGAAAATGGCGATGCCGTATTAGAAGAAGCTTACTCTGTTGCTACTGGCACAGTGTTAACGATTGATACTAAAGCGAAGAAGTTATTAAACGGTGATAAAGAGCTAGCAGACATCTCTTCAGCTTTCACTCCACAAAAAGTGGAATTCATGAAAGCCGGTGGTTCTTACGCTGTTGTATTTGGTAAAAAACTACAAACGTTTGCCTCTGAAGCTTTAGGTGTAGCAACTAAACTTGTTTATGCTGCTTCGAAAGAAATTTCACATGCAGGTCAAGGCCTGACAGCTGTAGAAAAAATATTCAACAGAAATGCTGTTGGTGTTCTTTCTGAAACCGATCTTCATGCGGGTTCAGATGTGCGCGTTAAAGTGAACATTGTAGGTTCACAAGACACTACAGGCCCTATGACTTGCCAAGAGCTAGAAGCGATGGCTGCATCAACTATCTCTCCTTTAGTTGACGGTGCATACCAATCTGGTTGTCACACAGCATCAGTTTGGGATAGTAAAGCTAAAGCTAACATTCCTAAGCTTATGAGTTTCATGAACAAGTTTGGCCTTATCACAGCTCGTGATCCTAAGGGTGTATATCCTGCGATGACGGATGTTATTCATAAAGTATTGAATGACCTTACAATTGATGACAGAGCAATCATCATTGGTGGTGACTCGCATACTCGTATGTCTAAAGGTGTAGCATTTGGCGCTGACTCAGGTACTGTTGCGATTGCACTGGCGACAGGTGAAGCGGCTATGCCAATTCCAGAATCTGTTAAAGTTACCTTTAAAGGCAAAATGCAAGGTCACATGGATTTCCGTGATGTTGTGCATGCAACACAAGCACAAATGCTTAAACAGTTTGGTGGTGAAAACGTATTCCAAGGTCGTATCATCGAAGTACATATTGGTACGTTAATGGCTGACCAAGCATTTACTTTTACTGATTGGTCTGCAGAAATGAAAGCGAAAGCTTCAATCTGTATTTCAAATAATGAAACTTTAATTAAATCAATCGAGCTTGCTAAGAGCCGTATCCAAATAATGATCGAAAAGGGTATGGAAAACGAAGCTAAAACGCTTAACGGTTTAATCGCATTAGCTGACAAGCGTATTGAAGAAGTTAAATCAGGCACTAGTCCAGCACTAGCACCTGACGACGCAGCTAAATACTATGCAGAAGTTGTTATCGACTTAGACGTTATCGACCAACCAATGATTGCTGACCCTGATGTAAACAACGATGATGCATCTAAGCGTTACACACATGATGTTATTCGTCCAGTATCATACTATGACGGCAAAACTGTCGACTTAGCCTTTGTAGGCTCTTGTATGGTGCACAAAGGTGACATGCAAATCATCGCTCAAATGTTACGTAACATTGAAAAACAAAATGGCAAAGTAGATTTTAAAGTGCCATTAGTTGTTGCGCCACCAACTTACAACATTGTTGATGAGCTTAAAGCTGAAGGCGATTGGGATATTTTACGTAAATATTCTGGTTTTGAATTTGATGATGCTAACCCGAAAGGTGCTGCACGTACTAAGTACGATAACATCATGTATTTGGAACGCCCTGGTTGTAACTTATGTATGGGTAACCAAGAAAAAGCTGAACCTGGCGATACGGTTATCGCAACATCAACGCGTTTATTCCAAGGTCGTGTTGTTGCCGATACTGCTGAGAAAAAAGGTGAATCATTACTAGGTTCAACACCTCTAGTTGTGCTTTCAGCTGTACTTGGTCGTTTCCCATCATTAGAAGAATATAAAGCTGCTGTTGAAGGTATTGACTTAACTCGCTTCGCTCCTCCTACAGAAGAGATGAGCACTAAGTACGTACCGATTAAAATGGTATAAGCTTGGTCTATTTGTTTAGCTAACATGGCTCGTTAACGTTAGCTAAACTCGGTGTTCGACTCAATGCTTAAATCAAGAGTTGAGAGAACATTTAAGATTCAATAGCAAAAAAGGTGACTTAATATAAGTCACCTTTTTTATGTCTTCACTAAATTGATATTAGCTAGCAGTAAAATTAATTTAACACCTCTGTGCCTCTTAGCTTGCTTTATTTTTACTTATTACTGACTGTAGAAACTTTCAAAAAACTACGGATTAGGGCATTCAATATTCGCAGATAATGAAGGCATAATCATATTAGGAAATGATAATTTATCATCAAAGCGCTCTACCCCTTCTAACACTTCAATTTTAAAGCCGTAACTTTTGCAAATACGTAGAGATTGACGCATTAAAAAAGTGGCCAACTTACTAAACTCAGTATTTTGCTTAGCAATAACTTGTAAATGATGTTTACCGTTTTCTAAGTCAGTTTGTTTAAATTGAACTTCGTGATCAAAGTCCCACTGCGATGCGCCATTTGGTGTTTCAATATTTTGCGCACAACCAAATAACATGACTAGCGGCAACAGAGTCAGTACGTTAAGTTTATTCATATAACCTCATATACAACAAATTAATTAAATACAAATATGACAGGAATGAAAGTGAGCATAATACCCACTTTCATTTTAGATAATAGTGTTAATTCGAAGAAAAAACTAAGTTATCAATAAATGCAGCATCTTCTCCTCGAGCCACACTGCCATCTTTTAAATAGTTAAAGCTGATTTCGTGAAAACCAGACTCAAGAGTAATCTCATTTGCTTGCCAATCCTGTGTGCTTATACGAAAGACTACTTCACCATCTAAAGAGACTTCTAAATAATCACAGCAAGACTCAGAGTCGACTAATGAATCAAAGGTTAATACGCCAGCAGTAAATACATTGCTATAAACAATACTACTGATTTGACTATTACCAATAACACCCGAACGAAGCATTTCAGTTTCAACAGCCCAATCAGCATCAGAGTTAACACCTTGTGCCCAGTTTCCAGACAACTCAGCGGCTGAGAAGTCAATCATCAGCTCAGTGATAGAATCAGGTAATGAAGATGGGTCATTAGGATCTGTTTCAAATATTAACACTTCATCGCCATCGTTAAATAAATCGCCATCGCTATCCAATTCAAGTGGATCAGTTAAGTATTCAAGCACTTCATCTCCATCTGTTAAATTATCACCATCAGTGTCTGTAATTAACGGATTAGTTAAATACGTTTTTACTTCTTCAAAATCATTTAAGCCATCATTATCTGTATCATTATTATTAGGTAAAGTGGCTGATTCGTACTCTTCCATGTTAGTTAAGCCATCACTATCAAGTTCGGTTAGCGCATCAGTAGCATCATTAGGATCAAGACCAAACTTTCTTTCCCACCAATTGGGCATGCCATCGTTATCTTCATCAATAACGGGCACCTGAGCAATAAATGAGCCTCTAATGACGCTGTTTTGTAATTGAACAGAAGTGAAATCATTACTAACTAGTACCACTTGCTGATTTGAGTTAGTTAAAACTAGAGTATTTTGTGCATAAATATCAAGATCATAAAAGTTTCCTGAAATATTATAATCATCTACATTAAGCAAATCAGTTTCAATACCATTGGCATCATACATTTTAATAGTACTCCCCCAAGAAGCGGTATAAATATTACTATTATCATCAACAGCAATAACTCGAGCTTCACTAATAGTGTAGCTGGCTACTAATACCATTGTTTCAGGGTCATATTTATCTACTTGTGTGCCTGAAAGAGCATAAAGCATATTATCTCCCCCAAGCGAAAGATCTATATAGTCGTCACCAGAAAAGAACTCCTCAGAGTCACTTTCTAAATTAAAGCGCACAATTCCCGCAGTGTCATTACCATAAACAGCCATATCGGTGACATAAACATAATGATTAAAGTGTGCAATCCCGCCATATGAATTATTATTTAAAATGCTCCAGTTTTGATATTGCTTATGTCGCCAAGTCGCATGAAGAGGATTATAAATTGAAAGTGATGGGGAATTATGACCATTAAAAATAGCAATTCGACCATCATCTAAAACGGTTAGATCTCTTGCGTTTTGGTTGTCAAACCTTGGAATTTTAATTGATGATAAAAGGTATTCTTCAAAATTATATAAATATAAATTTTGATTTGAAACCATAACACTTTGTACACCTCTATCGAATAAGCTTAATAAAGGTGTTATTTTAAGGTTGTCTAAATACACGCCACAATTTTCTACTTTGAATAAAACTGTATGTCTGCCTCTAGGGATAACAACCTTTTTTTCCTGCCATGTATCACCAAAGGAGAATTGCTTACTCAGTTCGTCATCCACATAAACAGATATACTACCGTTATATTGACAAGCGCTTTTCACATCAAACGCTAAGTCGTTGCCATTGAAAAATCCATCGAATGAAATAGCTGATACCCCAGAAGAGAAAATACTATAGTCACCATCAGAGCTTTCTAAATTACTAACACCCCAGCTACTTGCTAGCGTCTCATCAATAACCCAATCTGTTGGTATAACGGCGTCTTCAAATGAAAAGCTTAATGTTTCTATAACTTCAGGAGTCGAAGTCGCGTCGTTAGGGTCAGTGAGTTCCGAATATTCTTCAAGGTTTGTAATACCGTCACCATCAGCATCTAGCAGGGCATCACTATCATTAAGTAAATCAAAATTGTGTGTTACTTCCCAACCATCAGGCATTCCATCATTATCTGAATCCGAATTAATTGGATTTGATAAATAAAGGTTAACTTCATCTGAATCACTCAAACCATCATTATCTGAGTCATCATTTGTAGGGTCGGTAGAATTTTGAAACTCTTCAAGATTCGTTAATTCATCGGTATCAGAATTAAGTGCCGCATCGCTGGCGTCTAAACGATCAAGGCCGTACAAGTCTTCCCACCAGTCGTCCATCCCGTCTTCATCACTGTCACTGCCAAAATCAATTGCGGTTAATAAGCCCTCTGCTCCTGCAATATAAAGCGCACCTTCTAACGAGAGAGATAGTTTCCCTGAAACAGGATAGCTCCAAACTTGTTCGTGTGTATTTATATCAATAGCATAGGTATTGGTATTATCTTGAATAAACACAAGATTTAACGTTAAAACAATACTGCCCTGTATGTCATTATTGTTTCGTGGTCGCCATTGCCAAAGCGCTTCACCTGTAAATTGATCTAAAACTGTTAATTCGCCTGATTGATTAGCATAAACCTTGCCTAATGCAACGGAAGGAGTACCGATGAATCGATTGTCATAACCGTCACTTTCATAACTCCACACTTTATCTGCTGTCTGAGTATCAAAGGCATATAGATTATTGTTAGAAGTCACTAATGCTATATCATTGCCGGCTAATACTGGCGTACGACAATTTATAGCAAACTCTTCATTGCTTTCAATCGCTGCGCCGGAGGACTTATCAGCAATAACAAAACCATTTGAGAAGTAATAAACATGCTCATTATCAACTGCAGGTGTCCAATCATCACATTGAGTTAAGTCTTGAAACCACAACTCTTCCCCAGTTAATCCATCAAACTTATAACTACCACCATAGGTACCTCCGCCAACGTATAAATCGCCATCAAAAATAGTAGGGGCTTGATAGCGTTCCCATTGGTTGTCATATCTTGTAGAAAATATACTGGCACCATTTTGCTCACTAACAGCATTAAGGTATGCACCATCATCTTCTCTTGTTTGGTAATAAACCTTACCATCAGCAAAAGCAGGCGCATTAATCGAATGAACATTTCCGTAGCTTTTTTGCCAACTTACACTGCCATTTGTAGCATTAATTCCAAAAGCAAACTGTTCATCATAATAGCTAGTATTAGTAACAAATACTTTACCACCACTGGCAACCACAGGGTTTAGCTCGCTTGTTATTGGCAAACTCACGGCCCAACGTAACGATAAATCATCAGGATTAATCGTTATAGCCGAAAATCCAGCATGATCGGCATTTCCTTGATAGCTATTCCACAATTTAGGCGTTGGAACATCACTACTATCAGTAGGATCAGTTTCTAAAAAGAACTCGATGTAATTAGCGTAGTTGTCTTCATCAAAATCTAACTCTCTGTCGGCACTCGACAGCGGTGCAAAACCATAACTGACTTCCCAACCATCTGGCATTTTATCGCCGTCTGAATCACGATTTAGCGGTAAAGTTAAATAGGTATGAACTTCATCACCATCACTCAAGCCATCTCTATCCGAGTCCGCATTATTAGGGTTAGTTTGATAAGTCATTTCATCTAGATTAACTAAGCCATCGTTGTCTGCATCTTCTGCAGCATCATCGACATTAATGTTTAACTGATGAGTCACTTCATATGAATCTGATAAACCGTCTCCATCAGTATCGCTGCTTAATGGGTTTGAAAAGTAGTCCTGAACTTCTTCTCTATCAGTTAAACCATCTTCATCGGAGTCTATTAATAGTGGGTCTGTGCCGTACTCATTAACTTCTATACCATCAGAAAGTCCATCGCCATCAGTATCCGCAATCAGCGGTGATGTGTTATGAGTATTAACTTCAGCGCCATCAAGCAAGCCATCGTTATCAGTATCATCAAGAGTAGGATTAGTTTTTAGGGTAAATTCTTCACGGTTTGTCAGGCCATCGTTATCTGAATCTAACGCGGCATCTGCAGCATCGTTATCATCAAAGTTGTATAACGACTCCCACCATAATGGTAAACCGTCTTGATCCGCATCAACGATTCCAACCGTAGCAACATTTAAGTCACCATTGCTTAAAAGAGTAATAACATTAACATCATCACCATTAGCGGCTAACCCAATTGGGTTGCCAGAGACATTAATACTGGCTTCTAAAGTGAAGTTATTTAATTGCCATATTTTAAGAGTAGAATTATCACCATTATCTTCAATTGAAATAATAAGTTCAGCAGTTGCAATTATATCAGTCGCTTGTAATTGAGCATTGGCAACGGGTAAATCTGTTTCGAGATCGTACAGACCACCATTAGCTGAAATAAGATATTTTCCATCCAATGAAATCCTTAAAGGATGAGCAGCACCAACACTACTGTAAATATCCCCCTCTCCCGTAATATGTCCAAGTGTTTGATCGATAGTTTGATAATGAACGTTACCATATTCAATAGAATAAACTCTTGAATCAGCTTCATTCCAAACATAACTCGCTGAACTCGTATTCCAATCTTTGCTATCCGTTATCTCACCAAATTCATCAATAATATAGTGAGTATTCCAAGCACCATTTTCATTTTCAACTAGGATGAAATCCCCAGCAGAACCAATACCATTAATGGATCGCCCTAAACTTGCAAAAGCAACTTCGCTTAACTCATCCAAAGTAAAGCGAGAAACAACACCCGATGAATAACCGATATAAATTCGGTTATGCTCAGCTGAATAAGTCATCACACGACTTTCGCCAAAGTCATTGTAAATACTAGCTGACATCACGATAGGATTTGTAAATTGATTAGTTGTTGAAGACCAACGGTAAATTCTCTTATTTATATTGCTTAGGAAATAGATATTGCCTGCATCATCAGAAATAACTTTGTCAGGGGTAAATACCGGTTGAGTTGATAAAAAGTCACAACCGTTAGCATTGCCATGAGCACTTAACCAACATGCTGAGTCTAGAGGAAATAAATCTATCGTAAGTAGACTATTTTCACCGGTACTACCTTCATTCCAGCTATCTGGGTAGCCATCAAAATCACTATCAAGTGATGCTTCGCTATCGAATGGAAAGGCATCAATAAGATTATTAACCCCATCATTATCTGTGTCGTCACTTGGTAGGTAATTAATAAATTGAACGCTTTCATCATTTTCAATAACTAACACAGCTTTATCTTCAAATGATTTAACGGCTGTTAAAGAACCCTGAACAATATTAACTTCAACTAGGTTGAAATCTGCATCTCGTCTTTTCAGGTTTACTTGGTTATTTGTAGGTGACTGCACCAATGTCACTAAATCGCCATTTTCTAACCAGAATGCATGTGTA
The Colwellia sp. Arc7-D genome window above contains:
- a CDS encoding PQQ-binding-like beta-propeller repeat protein — translated: MLTHCHSLVRFLSVLSICVLSACGGGGGGDKSPPKVIVAPKLIALSGVPETSINEMQTYSFQVIVKNQASSNLSYSSENTPLWATVNTETGLLSGTPSFDDSGNYSNIIITVSDGTNSASLTPFSIEVVNVNRKPEMLSQTSYEVLERDEIAFVVEVSDPDMDDVAISVQNQPDWLIFDEASSSLTGSSGLEDSGQYQFNIVLNDGGEEAVSIEVSFLVNDAVEVQGKVIDGYISGAIVFIDENLNKIFDDGEFSSTSDDTGSYRFLLPLDKIDLFATSPIRAYVGEGAQDLSRPELDFTATPITLSLPPLDIRDRESDLIQGAAISPFTEQLFDMVSEKIILMTSGQISIDEMQFYIEKAKQAITRKLIADGNISVNETQTEADINTLIFGDFIANASDFPVIATTAETYVDVMISQHPAYDFDGDGITNDVDTDDDGDGIDDSVDLFPFDATEWLDTDGDGVGDNADVYPDNGLCYVVSDGDGESCYLTLLAENSANLVAISEQEVAYLYQDNGNLVTFDLISQHVLNTQVIDNVSAMIFHEGHQRLYLSFNSSTIKYLEEDFSLVDFIEDEQCADALVEADDFLIVHACQGYNGSYLTFNRSGSLLAETDDYNYSSRDNAWNSINNRLYHFRDGSSPNDLYYRTLSNTGQFIDVQESPYHGDYRIVGPIIVSNDGSKVLLGSGDIYDASSLTWLKSIGEQFTHAFWLENGDLVTLVQSPTNNQVNLKRRDADFNLVEVNIVQGSLTAVKSFEDKAVLVIENDESVQFINYLPSDDTDNDGVNNLIDAFPFDSEASLDSDFDGYPDSWNEGSTGENSLLTIDLFPLDSACWLSAHGNANGCDFLSTQPVFTPDKVISDDAGNIYFLSNINKRIYRWSSTTNQFTNPIVMSASIYNDFGESRVMTYSAEHNRIYIGYSSGVVSRFTLDELSEVAFASLGRSINGIGSAGDFILVENENGAWNTHYIIDEFGEITDSKDWNTSSASYVWNEADSRVYSIEYGNVHYQTIDQTLGHITGEGDIYSSVGAAHPLRISLDGKYLISANGGLYDLETDLPVANAQLQATDIIATAELIISIEDNGDNSTLKIWQLNNFTLEASINVSGNPIGLAANGDDVNVITLLSNGDLNVATVGIVDADQDGLPLWWESLYNFDDNDAADAALDSDNDGLTNREEFTLKTNPTLDDTDNDGLLDGAEVNTHNTSPLIADTDGDGLSDGIEVNEYGTDPLLIDSDEDGLTDREEVQDYFSNPLSSDTDGDGLSDSYEVTHQLNINVDDAAEDADNDGLVNLDEMTYQTNPNNADSDRDGLSDGDEVHTYLTLPLNRDSDGDKMPDGWEVSYGFAPLSSADRELDFDEDNYANYIEFFLETDPTDSSDVPTPKLWNSYQGNADHAGFSAITINPDDLSLRWAVSLPITSELNPVVASGGKVFVTNTSYYDEQFAFGINATNGSVSWQKSYGNVHSINAPAFADGKVYYQTREDDGAYLNAVSEQNGASIFSTRYDNQWERYQAPTIFDGDLYVGGGTYGGSYKFDGLTGEELWFQDLTQCDDWTPAVDNEHVYYFSNGFVIADKSSGAAIESNEEFAINCRTPVLAGNDIALVTSNNNLYAFDTQTADKVWSYESDGYDNRFIGTPSVALGKVYANQSGELTVLDQFTGEALWQWRPRNNNDIQGSIVLTLNLVFIQDNTNTYAIDINTHEQVWSYPVSGKLSLSLEGALYIAGAEGLLTAIDFGSDSDEDGMDDWWEDLYGLDRLDASDAALNSDTDELTNLEEFQNSTDPTNDDSDNDGLSDSDEVNLYLSNPINSDSDNDGMPDGWEVTHNFDLLNDSDALLDADGDGITNLEEYSELTDPNDATSTPEVIETLSFSFEDAVIPTDWVIDETLASSWGVSNLESSDGDYSIFSSGVSAISFDGFFNGNDLAFDVKSACQYNGSISVYVDDELSKQFSFGDTWQEKKVVIPRGRHTVLFKVENCGVYLDNLKITPLLSLFDRGVQSVMVSNQNLYLYNFEEYLLSSIKIPRFDNQNARDLTVLDDGRIAIFNGHNSPSLSIYNPLHATWRHKQYQNWSILNNNSYGGIAHFNHYVYVTDMAVYGNDTAGIVRFNLESDSEEFFSGDDYIDLSLGGDNMLYALSGTQVDKYDPETMVLVASYTISEARVIAVDDNSNIYTASWGSTIKMYDANGIETDLLNVDDYNISGNFYDLDIYAQNTLVLTNSNQQVVLVSNDFTSVQLQNSVIRGSFIAQVPVIDEDNDGMPNWWERKFGLDPNDATDALTELDSDGLTNMEEYESATLPNNNDTDNDGLNDFEEVKTYLTNPLITDTDGDNLTDGDEVLEYLTDPLELDSDGDLFNDGDEVLIFETDPNDPSSLPDSITELMIDFSAAELSGNWAQGVNSDADWAVETEMLRSGVIGNSQISSIVYSNVFTAGVLTFDSLVDSESCCDYLEVSLDGEVVFRISTQDWQANEITLESGFHEISFNYLKDGSVARGEDAAFIDNLVFSSN